A portion of the Bacillus marinisedimentorum genome contains these proteins:
- a CDS encoding sigma 54-interacting transcriptional regulator: protein MKVKAVMSPSPIAVSTASSVREVANVMKEHQIDSVPVVNDDQRLIGIVTNNQLIDAVQQGLEGETPVNDIMDVSVKFIYEDEEAVVIFDEIVEKFPVLDRRERLVGMLTKTDLLKAYYTKYKNMATSMEALLESTNNGIVSTDPDGKVTIINKKAEQILKIEAAEVIGKPLNEALPNTQIRNLIESGSGTGGKAIECNGMSLIVNRTPIQLEGREIGAVAVLNDITDYHSAMVELTSERNTSEILKTIMDIAYDGIVVVDEEGYITMLSKEYAKFLGVSEKEVIGKHVSDVIENTRMHLIVKTGKPEIASLQKIKGNYMIATRIPIIKNGVITGAVGKVLFRNLSDLNSLHRQIRKMEKELEQYRGELKEINKAKYQFDNLIGESEQLEQAKKIAERAALTDSNVLLLGESGTGKELFAHAIHNASTRSFGAFVKVNCAAIPADLLESELFGYEEGSFTGARKGGKKGKFEAADGGTIFLDEIGELPIHMQVKLLRVLQEREVEKIGATSSKSIDVRIIAATNRNLEEMVDKGEFRVDLFYRLNVITVNIPSLRDRAGDTLLLARYLVNKLSGQLNKQVGGIGERTAQYLMNYGWPGNVRELENVLERAINLIDAGESIQPEHLPEKVTGTRAPESVSPLELILEETEKQAIMDSLQITNGNKTKAARLLHISRSTLYEKMNKHGITEGSEKLMP from the coding sequence TATCGGCATTGTCACCAACAATCAATTGATTGATGCGGTCCAGCAGGGGCTGGAGGGCGAGACGCCGGTAAATGACATTATGGATGTTTCGGTCAAATTCATATATGAAGATGAAGAAGCAGTTGTCATCTTTGATGAGATAGTGGAAAAATTCCCTGTTTTAGACCGTCGGGAACGCCTTGTTGGTATGCTGACCAAAACGGATCTCCTCAAAGCCTATTATACAAAATACAAAAATATGGCAACGAGCATGGAGGCGCTTCTAGAGTCTACCAATAACGGTATTGTGTCTACGGATCCTGATGGAAAAGTAACGATAATAAATAAAAAAGCTGAACAGATTTTGAAGATCGAGGCTGCAGAGGTTATTGGAAAGCCCCTTAATGAAGCTCTGCCGAATACACAGATCAGGAATTTGATCGAATCGGGCAGCGGAACGGGCGGCAAGGCCATTGAGTGTAATGGCATGTCACTGATTGTCAACCGTACACCGATTCAATTGGAGGGACGTGAAATCGGCGCTGTAGCTGTATTGAATGATATCACTGATTATCACAGTGCGATGGTGGAACTGACAAGTGAGAGGAACACGTCTGAAATTTTGAAAACAATCATGGATATCGCTTATGATGGGATTGTTGTTGTGGACGAGGAAGGGTATATCACGATGCTGAGCAAAGAATACGCCAAATTCCTCGGTGTGTCAGAGAAAGAGGTAATCGGCAAACATGTATCGGATGTCATTGAAAACACCCGCATGCACTTGATCGTGAAAACCGGAAAGCCGGAAATCGCCAGCCTCCAAAAAATAAAAGGCAATTATATGATCGCAACGCGGATTCCAATCATTAAAAACGGCGTTATCACCGGTGCGGTCGGCAAAGTGCTTTTCCGCAATCTGAGCGATTTGAACTCCCTTCACAGGCAAATCCGCAAAATGGAGAAAGAGCTGGAGCAATACCGGGGTGAACTTAAAGAAATAAATAAAGCGAAGTATCAGTTTGACAATCTTATCGGGGAAAGCGAGCAGCTTGAGCAGGCAAAGAAAATTGCTGAGCGGGCGGCTTTGACTGATTCTAATGTCCTGCTGCTCGGGGAAAGCGGGACTGGAAAAGAGCTTTTCGCCCATGCGATCCATAATGCGAGCACAAGGTCATTCGGAGCTTTCGTAAAAGTGAACTGTGCGGCCATACCTGCAGATTTGCTGGAGTCAGAGCTGTTTGGCTATGAAGAGGGTTCTTTCACAGGTGCCCGTAAAGGCGGCAAAAAAGGGAAATTTGAAGCGGCTGACGGAGGGACGATCTTCCTTGACGAGATCGGAGAATTGCCGATCCATATGCAGGTGAAGCTCTTACGGGTCCTGCAGGAAAGAGAAGTGGAAAAAATCGGTGCAACAAGCAGCAAATCGATTGATGTCCGTATCATTGCCGCGACAAACCGCAACTTGGAGGAAATGGTCGACAAAGGTGAATTCAGAGTGGACCTTTTTTACCGCCTGAATGTCATCACGGTGAACATCCCGTCATTGCGGGATCGTGCCGGCGATACCCTCCTTTTGGCCAGGTACCTGGTGAATAAACTGTCGGGCCAGTTGAATAAGCAAGTTGGCGGGATCGGAGAAAGAACAGCGCAATATTTGATGAATTACGGCTGGCCGGGGAATGTCCGGGAACTTGAAAATGTCCTTGAGCGGGCAATCAACTTAATCGATGCCGGTGAATCCATTCAACCGGAGCATTTGCCCGAGAAAGTCACCGGAACGAGGGCGCCCGAGTCGGTGAGTCCTCTTGAGCTGATTCTTGAGGAGACTGAAAAGCAAGCCATCATGGACAGCCTCCAAATCACAAACGGAAATAAAACGAAAGCAGCCCGGCTCCTTCACATCAGCCGTTCAACCTTATACGAAAAAATGAACAAACATGGAATCACGGAAGGAAGCGAAAAACTGATGCCTTAA